A single window of Xiphophorus hellerii strain 12219 chromosome 12, Xiphophorus_hellerii-4.1, whole genome shotgun sequence DNA harbors:
- the LOC116729972 gene encoding GTPase IMAP family member 8-like: MAAAERESELRVVLLGGFLSQRNLVWNLFLGNDGLKNKPITVINPPDLLGPTKNNEEKFIRYIARLSAPGPHVFLLVLQPKYFTEKEKNWICTILETFSDRSFDHSLVLILKSRQESSDSNSVLTQLIEKCKNEKLEIEDILEFRKTDLSELMTYFDKIVKRNNGEHVKCRKLEDAATFPSADDPHILQKLKASVVTPIKDMGFYAVKQITSQLSSFWEYFSSGNVSNKPLNLVLFGPSEPLKTAAAKVILGHQDLPSECVRKQGEVFGRGVSLVELPALYGKAEQEVMEESFRCVSLCDPEGVHAFILVLPVGPLTDEDKGELHTIQDTFSSRVNDFTIILFTTETDAEHPDVDKFIENKNIQDLLQICGGRYFVLNIRDRRQIKDLMETLEKNVSDREKDSSYTTKTLLWGQMEEKLQLQTEVNVLKTKYTDSEYHCTKRLRIVLIGKTGSGKSSSGNTILGRKEFKAEASPQSVTTICQEAYCKVDGHHVVVVDTPGLFDNNLTSGQVNEELKKCFSLVSPGPHVFLLVLPIGRFTIGEDTETLELTEEVLGKHYKKFTIVLFTGGDALENEKKSIKDYTEHECDEACKNLIRDCGGRYHVFNNYKIKNRSQVTDLIQMINIMVKKNKISCYTREMLPVTETKIKSPVCAEKINQ; the protein is encoded by the exons ATGGCAGCAGCAGAACGTG AGTCTGAGCTCAGGGTGGTTCTGCTGGGCGGGTTCTTGTCCCAAAGgaatttagtttggaacttgTTTCTTGGAAATGAtggactgaaaaacaaaccaataacTGTCATCAACCCTCCAGATCTGTTGGGTCCCACAAAGAACAACGAGGAAAAGTTCATTAGATACATCGCCAGACTCTCAGCTCCTGGACCTCATGTCTTCCTGTTGGTTCTGCAACCTAAATACttcactgaaaaagaaaaaaactggatcTGCACAATCCTTGAAACCTTCAGTGATCGATCATTTGATCACTcattggttctgattctgaagTCCAGACAGGAAAGTTCAGATTCCAATTCTGTGTTGACTCAGCtaatagaaaaatgtaaaaatgaaaaattagagATAGAGGACATACTTGAATTCAGGAAGACTGATCTTTCAGAGCTGATGACTTATTTTGATAAAATTGTGAAAAGAAATAATGGAGAACATGTGAAATGTAGAAAGTTAGAAGATGCAGCGACGTTTCCATCAGCAGACGACCCCCACATATTACAGAAACTTAAAGCTTCAGTTGTAACTCCCATTAAAGACATGG GATTTTATGCAGTTAAACAAATTACTTCTCAACTGTCATCCTTTTGGGAATACTTTTCATCTGGCA ATGTCAGTAATAAACCTCTGaacctggttctgtttggtccAAGTGAACCACTGAAGACGGCAGCAGCCAAGGTCATTCTAGGTCACCAGGATCTTCCTTCAGAGTGTGTTAGAAAGCAGGGAGAGGTGTTTGGACGTGGGGTTTCTCTGGTGGAGCTGCCTGCGCTGTATGGAAAAGCTGAGCAGGAAGTGATGGAGGAATCCTTCAGGTGTGTCTCCCTCTGTGATCCTGAGGGTGTCCACGCCTTCATCCTGGTCCTACCTGTGGGTCCCCTCACTGATGAAGACAAGGGAGAGTTACACACCATCCAGGACACATTCAGCTCTAGAGTCAACGACTTCACCATCATCCTCTTCACTACAGAGACTGATGCTGAACATCCAGATGTTGATAAGTTTATAGAGAACAAGAACATCCAGGATCTCCTCCAGATCTGTGGAGGAAGATATTTTGTTCTGAACATCAGAGACAGACGGCAGATCAAAGACCTGATGGAGACgctggagaaaaatgtttctgacagagAGAAAGATTCATCTTATACAACTAAAACATTATTATGGGGCcaaatggaggaaaaactgCAGCTACAGACTGAAGTAAAtgtgctgaaaacaaaatacacagaCTCAG AGTATCATTGCACTAAGCGTCTCCGGATCGTTCTGATTGGAAAGACTGGCAGTGGGAAGAGTTCATCAGGAAACACCATCCTGGGAAGAAAAGAGTTTAAAGCTGAAGCTTCTCCTCAGTCAGTAACTACAATCTGTCAGGAAGCTTACTGTAAGGTAGACGGTCatcatgttgttgttgttgacacTCCTGGTCTCTTTGACAACAACTTGACCTCAGGTCAGGTTAATGAAGagttaaagaaatgtttcagtctGGTGTCTCCAGGTCCTCATGTCTTCCTGCTGGTTTTACCGATCGGCAGATTCACTATAGGAGAAGATACAGAGACACTGGAACTGACTGAGGAAGTTTTgggaaaacattataaaaagTTTACTATTGTCCTCTTTACCGGAGGAGATGCACTGGAAAATGAGAAGAAGTCAATTAAAGATTACACTGAACATGAATGTGACGAGGCCTGTAAGAATCTGATCAGAGACTGTGGAGGAAGATACCATGTGTTTAAtaactataaaataaagaatcGCTCACAAGTcactgatctgatccaaatgaTCAACATCATggtgaaaaagaataaaatcagcTGCTACACCAGAGAGATGCTACCTGTAactgaaaccaaaataaaatctcctgTTTGTGCAGAAAAAATTAACCAATAA
- the LOC116729971 gene encoding GTPase IMAP family member 8-like has translation MAAAEPDLQPVKRRNSLELIPPSMSELRVVLLGGNWSQRSSVGNFILGCNGFNKSLNTFEKISAELEEKQISVINSPDVSFSKAEKLTEFIRKCAEVSDPGPHVFLLVLHPESFTRGEKDKICRILQDFSDRSFDHSLVLILKSRQEGSMIGSPLKDLIKKCRYRNLKMEETEHEQLLIHFGQIARENNENHVRYEDFVEAATTLPSDHQTQKRPASRLAAVKPKSRGEQILPPLNLVLFGPSEPLKTAAAKVILGHQDLPSECVRKQGEVFGRGVSLVELPALYGKAEQEVMEESFRCVSLCDPEGVHAFILVLPVGPLTDEDKGELHTIQDTFSSRVNDFTIILFTTELDPEHPDVDKFIENKNIQDLLQICGGRYFVLNIRDRRQIKDLMETLEKNVSDREKDSSYTTKTLLWGQMEEKLQLQNKLKKFDSKTVATDPQQIPAADCLRIVLIGKTGGGKSSSGNTILGRKQFEAKASQQSVTRNCQKAQTVIAGRRVVVVDTPGLFDNTLTADQVDEELLKCISLLAPGPHVFLLVLQVGRFTEEEKRTLRQMKKVFGKNSEDFTLILFTGGDKLQYEEKTIEEYIREGRDESFRKLVNDCGRRFHVFNNYDTKNRSQTNELIQKINNMVKKNGGKCFTSEMLQEAEAAIQREVKRILEEKEEEIQKLKEELQKKHQEEKESLRRKMEEQREEMEKERKQRDEQFKEMEKNNRKEREQKNREQREREEEEKKRKEEEERQQQQWGKERQDLEKKIKQESEEKETIDRKLEEMRKQMEEKRDAWEKERKEWWEKRHREDEERREELKRFQEKYEKEREKYENQRREDEKRRREQEEERKELEKKYQNQLEEVKRKFEDEARKHAEEFNEFKEKYKKDFSALLQKHEEKREK, from the exons ATGGCTGCTGCAGAACCTG atCTGCAGCCTGTGAAACGAAGAAACAGCCTGGAACTTATTCCTCCTTCCA tgtCTGAGCTCAGAGTGGTTCTACTGGGAGGAAACTGGTCTCAGAGGAGTTCAGTGGGGAACTTCATACTGGGATGTAATGGATTCAACAAATCATTGAACACCTTTGAGAAGATTTCTGCTGAACTGGAAGAGAAACAAATATCAGTGATCAACAGTCCAGATGTTTCGTTCTccaaagcagaaaaactgaCAGAGTTCATTAGAAAATGTGCTGAAGTCTCTGATCCTGGACCTCATGTCTTCCTGTTGGTTCTTCATCCTGAAAGTTTCACTAGAGGAGAGAAAGATAAGATCTGCAGAATCCTTCAAGACTTCAGTGATCGATCATTTGATCATTCATTGGTTCTGATCCTGAAGTCCAGACAGGAAGGTTCTATGATCGGTTCTCCTCTGAAGGATCTGATCAAAAAATGTAGATACAGAAATTTAAAGATGGAGGAAACTGAACATGAGCAGCTGCTGATTCACTTTGGTCAAATTGCaagagaaaataatgaaaatcatGTGAGATATGAAGATTTTGTAGAAGCAGCAACGACTTTACCGTCAGACCATCAGACTCAGAAACGACCAGCATCCAGACTTGCTGCTG ttaAACCCAAATCTAGAGGAGAGCAGATTCTGCCTCCTCTGaacctggttctgtttggtccAAGTGAACCACTGAAGACGGCAGCAGCCAAGGTCATTCTAGGTCACCAGGATCTTCCTTCAGAGTGTGTTAGAAAGCAGGGAGAGGTGTTTGGACGTGGGGTTTCTCTGGTGGAGCTGCCTGCGCTGTATGGAAAAGCTGAGCAGGAAGTGATGGAGGAATCCTTCAGGTGTGTCTCCCTCTGTGATCCTGAGGGTGTCCACGCCTTCATCCTGGTCCTACCTGTGGGTCCCCTCACTGATGAAGACAAGGGAGAGTTACACACCATCCAGGACACATTCAGCTCTAGAGTCAACGACTTCACCATCATCCTCTTCACTACAGAGTTGGATCCTGAACATCCAGATGTTGATAAGTTTATAGAGAACAAGAACATCCAGGATCTCCTCCAGATCTGTGGAGGAAGATATTTTGTTCTGAACATCAGAGACAGACGGCAGATCAAAGACCTGATGGAGACgctggagaaaaatgtttctgacagagAGAAAGATTCATCTTATACAACTAAAACATTATTATGGGGCcaaatggaggaaaaactgCAGCTACAGAATAAACTGAAGAAGTTTGATTCAAAGACTGTGGCTACAG accctCAGCAGATCCCAGCAGCAGATTGTCTCCGGATCGTTCTGATCGGGAAAACTGGCGGCGGGAAAAGTTCCTCAGGAAACACCATCCTGGGCAGGAAACAGTTTGAAGCTAAAGCGTCTCAACAGTCGGTGACTAGAAACTGtcagaaagcccagactgtgaTCGCAGGTCGGCGGGTCGTCGTGGTCGACACTCCTGGTCTGTTTGACAACACTCTGACCGCCGACCAGGTGGACGAGGAGCTGCTGAAGTGCATCAGCCTGCTGGCCCCGGGGCCACACGTCTTCCTGCTGGTGCTGCAGGTCGGCAGATTCACAGAGGAAGAGAAACGGACTTTAAGGCAAATGAAGaaagtttttggtaaaaactcAGAAGATTTTACCCTCATTCTGTTCACTGGAGGAGATAAACTGCAGTACGAGGAGAAAACAATAGAAGAATACATTAGAGAGGGACGTGATGAATCCTTTAGGAAGCTGGTCAACGACTGCGGACGAAGATTTCACGTTTTTAATAACTATGATACAAAGAACCGATCACAAACCAATGAACTGATCCAGAAGATCAATAACATGGTGAAGAAGAAcggaggaaaatgtttcaccaGCGAGATGCTGCAGGAGGCCGAAGCTGCCATCCAGAGAGAGGTGAAGAGGATCCtggaggagaaagaagaagaaattcagAAACTGAAGGAGGAACTTCAAAAGAAAcaccaagaagaaaaagaatcactgagaagaaaaatggaagaacagagagaagagatggagaaagagagaaaacagagagatGAACAATTtaaagagatggaaaaaaacaacaggaaggagagagagcagaaaaacagagaacagagagaaagagaagaggaggagaagaaaagaaaagaggaggaagaacgacaacaacaacaatgggGAAAAGAACGACAAGATTTAGAGAAAAAGATCAAACAGGAAtcagaagaaaaggaaacaatcGACAGAAAACTGGAAGAGATGAGAAAACAGATGGAGGAAAAACGAGACGCCTgggagaaggaaagaaaggagtgGTGGGAAAAACGACACCGAGAAGACGAAGAGAGACGAGAAGAACTGAAGAGATTTCAGGAGAAATacgaaaaagaaagagagaaatatgaaaaccagaggagagaagatgaaaagaggaggagagaacaggaagaggagaggaaagaattagagaaaaaatatcagaatcaACTGGAGGAAGTAAAGAGGAAGTTTGAAGACGAAGccagaaaacatgcagaagaatTTAATGAgttcaaagaaaaatacaagaaagatttttctgctctgctgcaaaaacatgaagagaaacgagagaaatga
- the LOC116730198 gene encoding actin-5-like, translating into MEKQVAPVVIDNGSGFTKAGFSGDDAPCAVFPSVVGRPTHQGVAVAGGQKDRFIGAEALSHRDLLTLKNPIERGVVVNWDDMEKIWHHTFYNELHVDPANHPVLLTEAPLNPKPNKEKMTQVMFEAFGCPAMYVAMQPVLSMYSSGRTTGTVMESGDGCSHAVPVYEGYALPQAVLRLNLGGADLTDYLVKLLTSRGFSFSSAGQREMVNGMKEKLCFVALDFDQEVKTAASSSSLDKTYKLPDGRDISIGAERIRCPEALFKPELIEMEAAGVHETIHSSIMKCEVDVRKDLFSTILLSGGSTLFSGISDRMKKEISHLAPPTVKIQIFAPAERQFSVWNGGSVLASLSSFQQMWISKQEYDESGPGVVHRKCF; encoded by the exons ATGGAGAAACAAGTCGCTCCTGTCGTCATTGACAACGGCTCCGGTTTTACCAAAGCTGGTTTTTCTGGAGACGATGCTCCCTGCGCCGTGTTTCCGTCAGTGGTTGGTCGCCCCACGcaccag GGCGTGGCGGTGGCTGGAGGACAGAAGGACAGATTTATAGGAGCTGAAGCTCTGAGTCACAGAGATCTGCTGACCCTGAAGAATCCCATCGAACGCGGCGTCGTCGTCAACTGGGACGACATGGAGAAG ATCTGGCATCACACCTTCTACAACGAGCTTCACGTTGATCCTGCGAATCATCCGGTCCTGCTGACCGAGGCGCCGCTCAACCCcaaaccaaacaaggagaagatGACACAG GTCATGTTCGAGGCCTTCGGCTGTCCTGCCATGTACGTGGCCATGCAGCCGGTCCTGTCCATGTACTCCTCTGGTCGGACCACAG GGACGGTGATGGAGTCCGGTGACGGCTGCAGTCATGCCGTTCCGGTTTATGAAGGCTACGCTCTGCCTCAGGCCGTCCTGCGCCTGAACCTGGGTGGAGCGGACCTGACGGATTACCTGGTGAAGCTCCTGACCAGCAGAGGATTCAGCTTCAGCTCCGCCG GTCAGCGTGAGATGGTAAATGGTATGAAGGAGAAGCTCTGCTTCGTGGCTCTGGACTTCGACCAGGAGGTGAAGACGGCggcttcttcctcctccctggACAAAACCTACAAGCTTCCTGATGGACGAGACATTTCCATCGGCGCAGAGCGGATCCGCTGTCCAGAGGCGCTCTTCAAGCCTGAACTCATCG AAATGGAGGCAGCTGGAGTTCATGAAACCATCCACAGCAGCATCATGAAGTGTGAGGTGGATGTTCGTAAAGACCTTTTCTCCACCATCCTGCTGTCTGGAGGCTCCACCTTGTTCTCTGGGATCTCTGATCGCATGAAGAAGGAAATCTCTCATCTCGCCCCGCCGACCGTGAAGATCCAG ATCTTCGCCCCCGCTGAGAGGCAGTTCTCCGTCTGGAACGGCGGCTCCGTTCTGGCCTCGCTCTCCTCCTTCCAGCAGATGTGGATCAGCAAACAGGAATACGATGAATCCGGTCCGGGCGTCGTTCACCGTAAATGTTTCTAA